One Streptomyces sp. CNQ-509 DNA window includes the following coding sequences:
- a CDS encoding glycine betaine/L-proline ABC transporter ATP-binding protein: MSRLQAEHLYKVFGKRPEDAVARLEAGEDREKLRKKGTTAAVVDASFTVESGEIFVVMGLSGSGKSTLLRMLNGLLDATSGRVLFDGQDLTSLTDRELREVRSTKISMVFQHFALFPHRSVLENAAYGLEVQGIPRAEREQRATEALELTGLKGWEHHWPDELSGGMKQRVGLARALATDADLLLMDESFSALDPLIRRDMQDQLIELQSKLKKTIVFITHDLNEAMRLGDRIAVMRDGRIVQIGTPEDILVRPADDYVRRFVEDVDRTRVLTAGSIMEEPQDGLSPKELRAAAPVSVTEDTPVAELFGPFATGDDAVGVTDADGDLVGLVERGRLLSILGDQAGDDEGEKVTAGA; this comes from the coding sequence GTGAGCAGGCTCCAGGCGGAGCACCTGTACAAGGTGTTCGGCAAACGGCCAGAAGACGCGGTCGCCCGGCTAGAGGCAGGGGAAGACCGCGAGAAACTTCGCAAGAAGGGCACGACCGCGGCGGTGGTGGACGCCTCCTTCACCGTCGAGTCGGGCGAGATATTCGTGGTCATGGGCCTCTCCGGGTCCGGCAAGTCCACGTTGCTGCGCATGCTCAACGGGCTGCTCGACGCGACATCGGGCCGGGTGCTCTTCGACGGCCAGGACCTGACGTCGCTGACCGACCGCGAGTTGCGCGAGGTGCGTTCCACGAAGATCAGCATGGTCTTCCAGCACTTCGCGCTCTTCCCGCACCGCAGCGTCCTGGAGAACGCCGCGTACGGCCTCGAAGTGCAGGGCATACCCCGGGCGGAGCGCGAGCAGCGCGCCACCGAGGCGCTGGAGCTGACCGGCCTGAAGGGCTGGGAGCACCACTGGCCCGACGAGCTGTCCGGCGGGATGAAACAGCGCGTGGGCCTGGCCCGCGCCCTGGCCACCGACGCCGACCTGCTGCTCATGGACGAGTCCTTCAGCGCGCTCGACCCGCTGATCCGGCGGGACATGCAGGACCAGCTCATCGAGCTGCAGTCCAAGCTGAAGAAGACCATCGTCTTCATCACCCACGACCTCAACGAGGCCATGCGCCTGGGCGACCGCATCGCCGTCATGCGCGACGGCCGCATCGTCCAGATAGGCACCCCCGAGGACATCCTCGTCCGGCCCGCGGACGACTACGTACGCCGCTTCGTCGAGGATGTCGACCGCACCCGGGTGCTCACCGCCGGATCCATCATGGAGGAGCCGCAGGACGGCCTCTCCCCGAAGGAACTGCGCGCCGCGGCACCCGTCAGCGTCACCGAGGACACGCCCGTCGCCGAGCTGTTCGGCCCGTTCGCGACCGGCGACGACGCCGTGGGCGTCACCGACGCCGACGGCGACCTCGTCGGCCTCGTGGAGCGAGGCCGGCTGCTGTCCATCCTGGGCGACCAGGCAGGCGACGACGAGGGCGAGAAGGTGACCGCGGGTGCCTGA
- a CDS encoding 5'-3' exonuclease, which translates to MLLDSASLYFRAYFGVPESVTAPDGTPVNAVRGLLDFISRLVADYRPDDLVACMDADWRPQWRVDLIPSYKAHRVAEEHPGEEADEEVVPDTLSPQVPVIEEVLDALGIARVGVSPYEADDVIGTLAARAAGPVDIVTGDRDLFQLVDDARGVRVVYPVKGVGNATVMDGTALREKYGVDGSGYADLALLRGDPSDGLPGVPGIGEKTAAKLLDAYGDLAGIMAAVDDPSSRLTPAQRRRLAEARPYVEVAPKVVRVAADVPLPAYDPALPRTPRDPERLAALGKQWGLGGSLERLLTTLRG; encoded by the coding sequence ATGCTGCTCGACTCGGCCAGCCTCTACTTCCGCGCGTACTTCGGCGTACCGGAATCGGTCACGGCCCCCGACGGCACCCCCGTGAACGCCGTGCGGGGGCTGCTCGACTTCATCTCCCGGCTCGTCGCCGACTACCGCCCCGATGACCTCGTGGCCTGCATGGACGCCGACTGGCGGCCGCAGTGGCGGGTGGATCTCATCCCGTCGTACAAGGCGCACCGGGTCGCCGAGGAGCACCCCGGGGAGGAGGCCGACGAGGAGGTGGTGCCGGACACGCTGTCGCCGCAGGTGCCGGTCATCGAGGAGGTGCTGGACGCCCTCGGCATCGCGCGGGTGGGCGTGTCCCCGTACGAGGCGGACGACGTGATCGGCACCCTGGCCGCGCGGGCGGCCGGGCCCGTGGACATCGTCACCGGCGACCGCGACCTCTTCCAACTCGTCGACGACGCGCGGGGGGTACGGGTGGTGTACCCGGTCAAGGGCGTCGGCAACGCCACCGTCATGGACGGTACGGCCCTGCGCGAGAAGTACGGCGTCGACGGCTCCGGCTACGCCGACCTCGCCCTGCTGCGCGGCGACCCCAGCGACGGACTGCCGGGCGTGCCGGGCATCGGCGAGAAGACCGCGGCCAAGCTCCTCGACGCGTACGGCGACCTCGCCGGCATCATGGCCGCCGTCGACGACCCCTCCTCACGCCTCACCCCGGCGCAGCGGCGCCGGCTGGCGGAGGCGCGGCCGTACGTCGAGGTGGCGCCGAAGGTGGTGCGGGTCGCGGCGGACGTGCCGCTGCCGGCGTACGACCCGGCGCTGCCGCGGACGCCGCGGGACCCGGAGCGGCTGGCGGCGCTCGGGAAGCAGTGGGGGCTCGGCGGCTCGCTGGAGCGGCTGCTGACGACGCTGCGCGGCTGA
- a CDS encoding PadR family transcriptional regulator: MPAKRRKLGNPLALAVLALLAERSMHPYEIAQLLRQRGKEESIKINFGSLYTVVQNLEKHGFVTAAGVQKQGNRPERTVYAITDAGRTEMHDWLTEIVAAPRREFTHFEAALSLIGVLPPDEAVEALQTRLARQEVLAAGLRGALAKLYETLPRVFVVETEYQAHMLEAEAAWLRGLLAELADGSLSGVAEWHAWHETGEMPAEWRDLEEELPGGAGGTPGAAQETQDARKGP, encoded by the coding sequence GTGCCCGCGAAGCGGCGGAAGCTCGGCAACCCGCTGGCCCTGGCCGTGCTGGCCCTCCTCGCCGAGCGGTCGATGCACCCGTACGAGATCGCCCAACTGCTGCGGCAGCGCGGCAAAGAGGAGAGCATCAAGATCAACTTCGGCTCCCTCTACACCGTGGTGCAAAACCTGGAGAAGCACGGCTTCGTCACCGCCGCGGGGGTGCAGAAGCAGGGGAACCGGCCGGAGCGCACGGTCTACGCCATCACCGACGCCGGCCGCACGGAGATGCACGACTGGCTCACCGAGATCGTCGCCGCCCCCCGCCGGGAGTTCACGCACTTCGAGGCCGCCCTCTCCCTGATCGGCGTGCTGCCGCCGGACGAGGCGGTCGAGGCGCTCCAGACGCGGCTGGCCCGGCAGGAGGTCCTTGCGGCGGGGCTGCGCGGCGCACTGGCGAAGCTGTACGAGACGCTGCCGCGCGTCTTCGTCGTCGAGACCGAGTACCAGGCGCACATGCTGGAGGCCGAGGCCGCCTGGCTGCGCGGCCTGCTGGCGGAGCTGGCCGACGGCTCCCTCAGCGGGGTCGCGGAGTGGCACGCCTGGCACGAGACCGGCGAGATGCCGGCCGAATGGCGGGATCTGGAGGAGGAGTTGCCCGGCGGCGCGGGCGGGACGCCCGGCGCCGCACAGGAGACGCAGGACGCGAGGAAGGGTCCGTAG
- a CDS encoding ATP-binding cassette domain-containing protein, producing the protein MPGRGTLAVEARELTKSYPHGVTALDGMSLAVAAGTVFGLLGPNGAGKSTTVKILTTLARPDGGTAAVAGHDVLRRPGRVRRAIGVVAQKSGADPMATGRENLLLQGRLYGLRGAPLGRRADELLARFDLAGAADRLVRGYSGGMQRRLDVALGLVHRPEVLFLDEPTTGLDPEARTALWEEIARLAGGEGLTIVLTTHYLEEADRLAERVAIVDRGRVVAEGTPDGLKGELRGDAVHVELVRAPGEREAEPLRAALTGFAGVRDVVLDGRRLSARAADGAAAVPLVLAALEREGAEAAAVTVARPSLDDVYLRYAGRRFADADSAGPAGDAPAPAAAGGAR; encoded by the coding sequence ATGCCCGGAAGAGGGACGCTCGCCGTCGAGGCGCGCGAGCTGACCAAGAGCTATCCCCACGGCGTCACGGCCCTGGACGGCATGTCCCTGGCCGTCGCGGCCGGTACGGTCTTCGGGCTGCTCGGCCCGAACGGCGCCGGCAAGTCCACCACCGTCAAGATCCTCACCACCCTGGCCAGGCCCGACGGCGGCACCGCCGCCGTCGCGGGACACGACGTGCTGCGCCGCCCCGGCCGGGTCCGGCGCGCGATCGGCGTCGTGGCGCAGAAGTCGGGCGCCGACCCGATGGCCACCGGACGCGAGAACCTGCTGCTGCAGGGACGGTTGTACGGGCTGCGCGGTGCCCCGCTCGGCCGCCGCGCCGACGAACTGCTGGCGCGCTTCGACCTGGCCGGCGCCGCGGACCGCCTCGTGCGCGGCTACTCCGGCGGCATGCAGCGGCGCCTCGACGTGGCGCTGGGCCTGGTGCACCGGCCCGAGGTGCTGTTCCTGGACGAGCCCACGACGGGCCTGGACCCCGAGGCCCGTACCGCACTGTGGGAGGAGATCGCCCGGCTCGCCGGCGGCGAGGGGCTGACCATCGTGCTGACCACGCACTACCTGGAAGAGGCCGACCGGCTCGCCGAGCGCGTCGCCATCGTCGACCGCGGGCGCGTGGTCGCCGAGGGGACGCCCGACGGGCTGAAGGGCGAGCTGCGCGGCGACGCCGTGCACGTCGAACTCGTCCGCGCCCCGGGGGAGAGGGAGGCGGAGCCGCTGCGGGCGGCGCTCACCGGGTTCGCGGGCGTACGCGACGTGGTGCTCGACGGGCGCCGGCTGAGCGCGCGGGCGGCGGACGGCGCGGCCGCCGTGCCGCTGGTGCTGGCCGCGCTGGAGCGTGAGGGCGCCGAGGCGGCCGCGGTCACCGTCGCCCGGCCCTCGCTGGACGACGTGTATCTGCGGTACGCGGGCCGCCGGTTCGCCGACGCGGACAGCGCGGGCCCGGCGGGCGACGCGCCGGCCCCGGCCGCCGCGGGAGGTGCGCGATGA
- the tatA gene encoding Sec-independent protein translocase subunit TatA, producing the protein MFGRLGPTEIILILVVVILLFGAKKLPDMARSLGKSARILKSEAKAMKNEGKTDEAAPADPPQPAPKTIQAAPGDVTSSRPVSEPQVNDQQPQAQTQQQSQR; encoded by the coding sequence ATGTTCGGACGGCTCGGCCCTACCGAGATCATCCTGATTCTCGTCGTCGTCATCCTGCTGTTCGGCGCGAAGAAGCTTCCGGACATGGCCCGTTCGCTGGGCAAGTCGGCCCGCATCCTCAAGAGCGAGGCCAAGGCCATGAAGAACGAGGGCAAGACGGACGAGGCCGCTCCGGCGGACCCGCCGCAGCCCGCGCCCAAGACCATCCAGGCCGCCCCCGGCGACGTGACCAGCTCCCGTCCGGTGAGCGAGCCGCAGGTCAACGACCAGCAGCCGCAGGCTCAGACGCAGCAGCAGTCGCAGCGCTGA
- the tatC gene encoding twin-arginine translocase subunit TatC, whose amino-acid sequence MPLAEHLRELRDRLVKAVGAILAVCIVALFFYQDIVDFLMDPVLESVGCPDDLKASDIGKEEDCASFTVNGLISPFTIMLKVSFMTGMVLSTPIWLYQLWAFLAPGLHKNEKKYSLGFVAAGVPLFLGGAFFAYKILPTTAEVLLEFTPENATNLLPLPEFIDLLTRMVVVFGLAFELPLVLVMLNMGGAVTGRRMLGWWRAMIFGIVAFGAVATPSTDPIGMFALAGPVIVLYFLATGFSLLNDRRRARIAARGPADDEASDLDLTPEDVGDVESVSASATLPEQSTGEADSAGGTGSGDGTPRRNGYDDAT is encoded by the coding sequence ATGCCGCTCGCGGAGCACTTGAGGGAGCTTCGCGACCGGCTCGTCAAGGCCGTCGGGGCCATCCTCGCGGTCTGCATCGTCGCGCTCTTCTTCTATCAGGACATCGTCGACTTCCTGATGGACCCGGTGCTCGAATCCGTCGGCTGCCCGGACGACCTGAAGGCGTCCGACATCGGCAAAGAGGAGGACTGCGCCTCCTTCACCGTCAACGGCCTCATCTCGCCGTTCACCATCATGCTCAAGGTCTCCTTCATGACCGGCATGGTGCTCTCGACGCCGATCTGGCTGTACCAGTTGTGGGCGTTCCTCGCCCCCGGGCTGCACAAGAACGAGAAGAAGTACTCGCTGGGGTTCGTCGCCGCCGGTGTGCCGCTCTTCCTCGGCGGCGCCTTCTTCGCGTACAAGATCCTGCCGACCACGGCAGAGGTGCTGCTGGAGTTCACCCCGGAGAACGCCACCAACCTGCTGCCGCTGCCGGAGTTCATCGACCTGCTGACCCGCATGGTCGTGGTCTTCGGGCTCGCCTTCGAGCTGCCGCTCGTGCTGGTGATGCTCAACATGGGCGGGGCCGTCACCGGTCGCCGCATGCTCGGCTGGTGGCGGGCCATGATCTTCGGCATCGTCGCCTTCGGCGCCGTCGCCACCCCCAGCACCGACCCGATCGGCATGTTCGCGCTGGCCGGCCCGGTGATCGTGCTGTACTTCCTGGCCACCGGGTTCTCCCTGCTCAACGACCGCCGCCGGGCCCGTATCGCGGCCCGTGGCCCGGCGGACGACGAGGCGTCCGACCTCGACCTCACCCCGGAGGACGTGGGCGACGTGGAGTCCGTGAGCGCCTCGGCGACGCTGCCCGAGCAGTCCACCGGCGAGGCCGACAGCGCGGGCGGGACCGGGAGCGGGGACGGTACGCCCCGCAGAAATGGTTACGACGACGCCACCTGA
- a CDS encoding RNA helicase, translated as MTDEHIPPAEAYAAHRRRAAEEATALGSFRGLYDFALDPFQLDACRALEDGRGVLVAAPTGSGKTVVGEFAVHLALEQGRKCFYTTPIKALSNQKYGDLVRRYGAANVGLLTGDNTINSDAPVIVMTTEVLRNMLYAGSQTLLGLGYVVMDEVHYLSDRFRGAVWEEVIIHLPESVTLVSLSATVSNAEEFGSWLDTVRGDTAVIVSEHRPVPLWQHVMAGRRMYDLFEERTAAGGRQEPAKAVNPDLLRLARQEYARPSGPRDRRRGRGREADRERERRSRSRVWTPSRVEVIERLDAEALLPAITFIFSRAGCEGAVQQCLYAGLRLNDEEERAAVREIAELRTAAIPREDLHVLGYFDWLEALERGIAAHHAGMLPTFKEVVEELFAKGLVKAVFATETLALGINMPARSVVLEKLVKWNGETHADVTPGEFTQLTGRAGRRGIDIEGHAVVLWQRGMSPEYVAGLAGTRTYPLRSSFRPSYNMAVNLVAQFGRHRTRELLEMSFAQFQADKSVVGISRQVQKNEEGLSGYREAMTCHLGDFEEYARLRRDLKDRETELARQGAAQRRAAAAGSLEKLRPGDVIHVPTGKFAGLALVLDPGTPAGRTNGHRGFEQHDGPRPLVLTAARQVKRLAAMDFPVPVEALERMRIPKSFNPKSPQSRRDLASALRTKAGHLEPRRHRKERAPAADDAEIARLRKAIRAHPCHGCDEREDHARWAERYHRLLRDTHQLERRIEGRTNTIARTFDRVYALLTEVGYIAEQDGGEKVTEDGRRLARLYGELDLLASECLREGVWEGLGPAELAACASALVYEARQSDDAMAPKLPGGGAKRALGDMVRIWGRLDALEEDHGIRQTEGVGQREPDLGFAWAAYQWASGRSLDEVLREADMPPGDFVRWCKQLIDVLGQLSAATDPESTVAGSARKAVDKVLRGVVAYSSVG; from the coding sequence ATGACCGACGAGCACATCCCTCCCGCCGAGGCGTACGCGGCGCACCGCCGCCGGGCAGCCGAGGAAGCCACCGCACTCGGCTCGTTCCGCGGGCTCTACGACTTCGCGCTCGACCCCTTCCAGCTCGACGCCTGCCGGGCCCTGGAGGACGGCCGCGGCGTGCTGGTCGCGGCGCCGACCGGCTCCGGCAAGACGGTCGTCGGCGAGTTCGCCGTCCACCTGGCGCTGGAGCAGGGCCGCAAGTGCTTCTACACCACGCCGATCAAGGCGCTGTCGAACCAGAAGTACGGCGACCTCGTCCGGCGCTACGGCGCCGCGAACGTCGGCCTGCTGACCGGCGACAACACCATCAACTCCGACGCCCCGGTGATCGTCATGACCACCGAGGTCCTGCGGAACATGCTGTACGCGGGCTCCCAGACCCTCCTCGGCCTCGGCTACGTGGTGATGGACGAGGTGCACTACCTCTCCGACCGCTTCCGCGGCGCCGTCTGGGAAGAGGTGATCATCCACCTCCCGGAGTCCGTCACCCTGGTCTCCCTGTCGGCGACGGTCTCCAACGCCGAGGAGTTCGGCTCCTGGCTCGACACCGTGCGCGGCGACACCGCCGTCATCGTCTCCGAGCACCGCCCCGTGCCGCTCTGGCAGCACGTGATGGCCGGCCGCCGGATGTACGACCTGTTCGAGGAGCGCACCGCCGCCGGCGGCCGGCAGGAGCCCGCCAAGGCGGTCAATCCCGACCTGCTCCGGCTGGCCCGGCAGGAGTACGCGCGCCCCTCGGGCCCGCGCGACCGCCGCCGCGGCCGGGGCCGCGAGGCCGACCGCGAGCGCGAGCGCCGCTCCCGCTCCCGGGTCTGGACGCCCAGCCGCGTCGAGGTCATCGAGCGGCTGGACGCCGAGGCGCTGCTGCCGGCGATCACGTTCATCTTCAGCCGCGCCGGCTGCGAGGGCGCCGTACAGCAGTGCCTCTACGCGGGCCTCCGGCTCAACGACGAGGAGGAGCGCGCCGCGGTCCGCGAGATCGCCGAGCTGCGCACGGCCGCGATCCCCCGCGAAGACCTGCACGTGCTGGGCTACTTCGACTGGCTGGAGGCCCTGGAGCGGGGCATCGCCGCGCACCACGCGGGGATGCTGCCGACGTTCAAGGAGGTCGTCGAGGAGCTGTTCGCCAAGGGCCTGGTCAAGGCGGTGTTCGCGACCGAGACGCTGGCCCTGGGCATCAACATGCCGGCTCGCTCCGTGGTGCTGGAGAAGCTGGTGAAGTGGAACGGCGAGACCCACGCCGACGTCACGCCGGGCGAGTTCACGCAGTTGACGGGACGCGCGGGGCGCCGGGGCATCGACATCGAGGGCCACGCGGTGGTGCTGTGGCAGCGCGGCATGAGCCCGGAGTACGTCGCGGGCCTGGCCGGCACCCGGACGTATCCGCTGCGCTCCTCCTTCCGCCCGTCGTACAACATGGCGGTCAACCTCGTCGCCCAGTTCGGCCGGCACCGCACGCGCGAGCTGCTGGAGATGTCCTTCGCGCAGTTCCAGGCGGACAAGTCGGTCGTCGGCATCTCCCGCCAGGTGCAGAAGAACGAGGAGGGTCTCTCCGGCTACCGCGAGGCGATGACCTGCCACCTCGGCGACTTCGAGGAGTACGCGCGGCTGCGCCGCGATCTCAAGGACCGCGAGACGGAGCTGGCCCGCCAGGGCGCCGCGCAGCGCCGGGCCGCCGCCGCGGGCTCGCTGGAGAAGCTGCGTCCCGGCGACGTGATCCACGTGCCCACCGGCAAGTTCGCCGGCCTCGCCCTCGTCCTCGACCCCGGCACGCCCGCGGGCCGCACCAACGGCCACCGCGGGTTCGAGCAGCACGACGGCCCGCGCCCGCTGGTGCTCACCGCCGCCCGGCAGGTCAAGCGGCTGGCCGCGATGGACTTCCCGGTGCCGGTGGAGGCGCTGGAGCGGATGCGCATCCCCAAGTCGTTCAACCCCAAGAGCCCGCAGTCGCGCCGCGATCTGGCCTCCGCGCTGCGCACCAAGGCCGGTCACCTGGAGCCGCGGCGGCACCGCAAGGAGCGCGCCCCCGCCGCCGACGACGCCGAGATCGCCCGGCTGCGCAAGGCGATCCGCGCCCACCCCTGCCACGGCTGCGACGAGCGCGAGGACCACGCCCGCTGGGCCGAGCGGTACCACCGGCTGCTCCGCGACACCCACCAGTTGGAGCGCCGCATCGAGGGCCGGACGAACACCATCGCCCGCACCTTCGACCGGGTGTACGCGCTGCTCACCGAGGTGGGCTACATCGCCGAGCAGGACGGCGGCGAGAAGGTCACCGAGGACGGCCGCCGGCTCGCCCGGCTCTACGGCGAGCTGGACCTGCTGGCCTCCGAGTGCCTGCGCGAGGGCGTCTGGGAGGGCCTGGGCCCCGCCGAGCTGGCCGCCTGCGCCTCCGCGCTGGTCTACGAGGCCCGCCAGTCCGACGACGCGATGGCGCCGAAGCTCCCGGGCGGCGGCGCCAAGCGGGCCCTGGGCGACATGGTGCGCATCTGGGGCCGGCTCGACGCCCTGGAGGAGGACCACGGCATCCGCCAGACCGAGGGCGTCGGTCAGCGCGAGCCGGACCTCGGTTTCGCCTGGGCCGCGTACCAGTGGGCGTCCGGGCGCAGCCTTGACGAGGTGCTGCGCGAGGCGGACATGCCGCCGGGCGACTTCGTGCGCTGGTGCAAGCAGTTGATCGACGTGCTGGGACAGTTGTCCGCCGCCACCGACCCGGAGAGCACGGTCGCGGGCAGCGCCCGCAAGGCGGTCGACAAGGTGCTGCGCGGCGTCGTGGCGTACAGCTCCGTGGGCTGA
- a CDS encoding siderophore-interacting protein: MADRPAGRKRQVHTARVVRTEQLTPHMVRVVLGGDELAGFTAGEWTDHYVKLLFPAPGAEYPEPYDLDAIRRDLPRDRWPLMRTYTVRDWDAKARELTLDFVVHGAAGVAGPWALRAGPGEVVRFLGPGGAYAPSPAADWHLLAGDESALPAIAASLERVPDGAVTHVLIEVADAAERQPLAAPEGAVTWLCRDGRPVGRALVEAVRALEFPPGRAQVFVHGEAGMVKELRRHLRLERGVPREQLSISGYWRLGHDEDGWQSSKKQWNEAVEREQEGAEPAAGSAP; this comes from the coding sequence GTGGCAGACCGCCCCGCCGGCCGGAAGCGCCAGGTCCACACCGCCCGCGTGGTGCGCACCGAGCAACTCACCCCGCACATGGTGCGCGTGGTCCTCGGCGGCGACGAACTGGCCGGCTTCACCGCGGGCGAGTGGACCGACCACTACGTCAAGCTCCTCTTCCCCGCGCCGGGCGCGGAGTACCCCGAGCCGTACGACCTGGACGCCATCCGCCGCGACCTGCCCCGCGACCGCTGGCCTCTGATGCGCACGTACACCGTGCGCGACTGGGACGCCAAGGCCCGGGAGCTGACGCTGGACTTCGTCGTGCACGGCGCGGCCGGCGTGGCCGGCCCCTGGGCGCTGCGCGCCGGGCCGGGCGAGGTGGTGCGCTTCCTCGGCCCCGGCGGCGCGTACGCGCCCAGCCCGGCCGCCGACTGGCATCTGCTGGCGGGCGACGAGAGCGCGCTGCCGGCCATCGCCGCCTCGCTGGAGCGCGTACCCGACGGGGCCGTCACGCACGTGCTGATCGAGGTCGCCGACGCCGCCGAGCGGCAGCCGCTCGCGGCCCCCGAGGGCGCGGTCACCTGGCTCTGCCGCGACGGCAGGCCGGTGGGCCGGGCCCTCGTCGAGGCCGTCCGGGCGCTGGAGTTCCCGCCGGGCCGGGCACAGGTCTTCGTGCACGGCGAGGCGGGGATGGTCAAGGAACTGCGCCGCCACCTGCGGCTGGAACGGGGGGTGCCGCGCGAGCAGTTGTCGATCTCCGGCTACTGGCGGCTCGGCCACGACGAGGACGGCTGGCAGTCCTCGAAGAAGCAGTGGAACGAGGCCGTCGAACGCGAGCAGGAGGGTGCGGAGCCGGCCGCCGGCTCCGCACCCTGA
- a CDS encoding diacylglycerol kinase — protein sequence MTSDITVFVNPTAGRGRGAKAAPVVTEALRDAGYEVATVQGSDAATALAGAREAVAAGTGALISVGGDGMAALALQAVAGTEVPVGIVAVGTGNDFARATGLPVRDPAAAAEVVVGALESGSTRAIDLGMAGDTYFGTVLASGFDSRVNDRGNRMSWPPGRFKYDVAMVAELASFRPIPYRMRLDDGPETEIEATLVAVGNGPSYGGGMRICHEARMDDGLFDITVVGRCSRRTLLRVFPRVYKGTHLTHPAVTVHRAARVSLSAADVTGYADGEPLGPLPLTAECVPGAARVLVR from the coding sequence GTGACCAGCGATATCACCGTGTTCGTCAACCCCACCGCGGGCCGCGGCCGGGGCGCCAAGGCCGCCCCCGTCGTCACCGAGGCGCTGCGCGACGCCGGCTACGAGGTGGCCACCGTCCAGGGCAGCGACGCCGCCACCGCGCTCGCCGGCGCCCGCGAGGCGGTGGCCGCGGGCACCGGGGCGCTCATATCGGTCGGCGGTGACGGGATGGCCGCCCTCGCGCTGCAGGCCGTGGCGGGCACCGAGGTGCCCGTGGGCATCGTGGCCGTGGGCACCGGCAACGACTTCGCCCGCGCCACCGGGCTGCCCGTGCGGGACCCGGCCGCCGCGGCGGAGGTCGTCGTGGGGGCGCTGGAGTCCGGCAGCACCCGGGCGATCGACCTGGGCATGGCGGGGGACACGTACTTCGGGACCGTGCTGGCCTCCGGCTTCGACTCCCGCGTCAACGACCGCGGCAACCGGATGAGCTGGCCGCCGGGCCGGTTCAAGTACGACGTGGCGATGGTCGCCGAGCTGGCGTCCTTCCGCCCGATCCCGTACAGGATGCGGCTCGACGACGGCCCCGAGACCGAGATCGAGGCGACCCTCGTCGCCGTCGGCAACGGTCCGTCGTACGGCGGCGGCATGCGGATCTGCCACGAGGCGCGGATGGACGACGGGCTCTTCGACATCACCGTCGTCGGCCGGTGCAGCCGGCGCACGCTGCTGCGCGTCTTCCCGCGGGTCTACAAGGGCACGCACCTGACCCATCCGGCGGTCACCGTGCACCGGGCCGCGCGGGTGTCACTGAGTGCCGCCGACGTCACCGGGTACGCGGACGGGGAGCCGCTGGGGCCGCTGCCGCTGACCGCGGAGTGCGTGCCGGGCGCGGCCCGGGTGCTGGTGCGCTGA
- a CDS encoding ABC transporter permease, translating to MSALAAHTWYMTQRQLTAFLRQPAYLLITLVQPVIWLFLFGNLFREITELPGFGTGSYLDYLVPGVVVMTALSSSMWAGMGTLEEIERGTLNRFLTTPVSRGALMNANVVNNGLSVFVQSVVIVLLGLLGGADYAGGAAGLLVLVAAAILLGTVFGAMSNAIGMVVRQRESIIGINTFLLLPLTFLSSAFMAPALMPAWMRHIADANPVDWAVVAGRGALSADPDWGEVLLRCGGLLAVAVAAVWLSTRTFRTYQRSV from the coding sequence ATGAGCGCGCTCGCCGCCCACACCTGGTACATGACGCAGCGTCAACTGACCGCTTTCCTGCGGCAGCCGGCGTATCTGCTGATCACCCTCGTCCAGCCGGTGATCTGGCTCTTCCTCTTCGGCAACCTGTTCCGCGAGATCACCGAACTGCCGGGCTTCGGCACCGGCTCGTACCTGGACTACCTGGTCCCCGGCGTGGTGGTGATGACCGCGCTCAGCTCCAGCATGTGGGCGGGCATGGGCACGCTGGAGGAGATCGAGCGCGGCACGCTCAACCGGTTCCTCACCACCCCGGTCAGCCGCGGGGCGCTGATGAACGCCAACGTGGTCAACAACGGCCTCAGTGTCTTCGTCCAGTCGGTCGTGATCGTCCTGCTCGGGCTGCTCGGCGGCGCGGACTACGCGGGCGGGGCCGCCGGGCTGCTGGTGCTGGTGGCCGCGGCGATCCTGCTGGGCACCGTGTTCGGCGCGATGTCCAACGCGATCGGCATGGTGGTGCGGCAGCGTGAGTCGATCATCGGGATCAACACGTTTCTGCTGCTGCCGCTGACGTTCCTCTCCTCGGCGTTCATGGCGCCGGCGCTGATGCCCGCGTGGATGCGGCACATCGCCGACGCCAACCCCGTCGACTGGGCGGTGGTGGCCGGCCGGGGCGCGCTGTCGGCGGACCCCGACTGGGGCGAGGTGCTGCTGCGCTGCGGCGGGCTGCTGGCGGTGGCGGTGGCGGCGGTGTGGCTGTCGACTCGTACGTTCCGCACGTACCAGCGGTCGGTCTGA